CGCGATGTCCGCGAGAACCTGGTTCAGGGTGTCCGCGGTACGGAACACCTGCATGTTGGCATCCATGGTGTCCTGCAGTTCCTTGCGGATCGCGGCAACCCTCTCACCACCATCGGAAGTGCGGACGTGGTTCAGCAGATCCAGCGTGTACGCCTCCGGGTCTTCCGGGAGCTCCACGAAGTCAGCAGTCTTGGCGTATTCGGCTGCCGCAATGCCTGCACGCTTGCCGAAGACGTTGATGTCCAGCAGCGAGTTGGTACCCAAGCGGTTGGAGCCGTGGACCGAGACACAAGCAACTTCGCCGGCCGCGTACAGGCCCGGCACGATGGTGTCGTTGTCCTGGAGGACCTCGGTGGTGATGTTGGTGGGGATGCCGCCCATGGCGTAGTGCGCCGTCGGGAACACCGGAACCGGTTCCGTGTACGGCTCGACGCCGAGGTACGTGCGCGCGAATTCGGTGATGTCCGGAAGCTTCGCGTCGATGTGTGCCGGCTCAAGGTGGGTCAGGTCCAAGAGGACGTAATCCTTGTTCGGGCCGCAGCCGCGTCCTTCGCGGACTTCGTTTGCCATGGATCGGGCCACGATGTCGCGGGGAGCGAGGTCCTTGATGGTGGGTGCGTAGCGTTCCATGAAACGCTCACCCTCGGAGTTGCGAAGGATCGCGCCTTCGCCGCGGGCAGCTTCCGAGAGGAGGATGCCCAAGCCGGCCAGACCGGTCGGGTGGAACTGGAAGAACTCCATGTCCTCCAGCGGGATTCCGCGGCGGAAGGCGATGCCCATGCCGTCACCGGTCAGGGTGTGGGCGTTGGACGTGGTCTTGAAGACCTTGCCTGCGCCGCCGGAGGCGAACACCACGGACTTGGCCTGGAAAACGTGCAACTCGCCGGAGGCGAGGTCGTAGGACACGACGCCGGCTACGCGCTTCTGCTTGTACGGCGTTCCGTCTTCGCGGACGGCGTCTTCCTCGACGGTCAGCAGGTCCAGGACGTAGTACTCGTTGTAGAACTCGACGTTGTGCTTGACGCAGTTTTGGTACAGCGTCTGCAGGATCATGTGACCGGTGCGGTCTGCTGCATAGCAGGCGCGACGGACCGGAGCCTTGCCGTGGTCACGGGTGTGGCCACCGAAACGGCGCTGGTCAATGCGGCCTTCGGGCGTGCGGTTGAACGGCAAGCCCATCTTCTCCAGGTCCAGCACGGCGTCGATGGCTTCCTTCGCCATGACCTCGGCTGCGTCCTGGTCAACCAGGTAGTCGCCACCCTTGATGGTGTCGAACGTGTGCCACTCCCAGTTGTCCTCTTCGACGTTGGCCAGGGCTGCGCACATGCCGCCCTGGGCCGCGCCAGTGTGGGAACGGGTGGGGTAGAGCTTGGTCAGTACTGCGGTGCGTGCGCGCTGACCGGATTCGATCGCGGCGCGCATGCCGGCGCCGCCGGCACCGACAATAACGACGTCGTACTTATGGACCTGCATACCAGATGCTCTTTCTCTCTAAGTCAGATGGTCGGCGGAGCCTGCTCCGCGTGTTGTGCACAGCCGGACTAGCCGGCGGTGCAGCGGAGCCGCTACGGCGCCGGGCAGAACCCGCCCGGCAGCTGAACGCCGTTGACGACGGGGCACGGGTTGAACGTGAAGATCACGAGCGTGCCAAGAACGACGATGACGACGGTAGCCGCGCAAAGGACCACCTTGAGCCAGAGGCGGGTGGCGTCCTTCTCGGCGTAGTCGTTGATGATGGTGCGAACGCCGTTGGTGCCGTGCAGCATGGCGAGCCACAGCATGGCCAGGTCCCAGAACTGCCAGAACGGGTCGGCCCACTTGCCGGCCACGAAGCCGAAGTCGATGCCGTGGATGCCCTCGCCCACCATAAGGTTCACAAAGAGGTGGCCGAAGATCAGGACCACGAGCACGACGCCGGAGAGCCGCATGAACAACCACGCGAACATCTCGAAGTTCCCCTTGGAACCGGTGCCTCGACGGTACTGCGGCGCGATCTTCCCGCTGCCGATTTTTCCGCTGCGCGGGGTTTGAATGTCAGTACTCATGGCTTAGTGGCCTCCCAGTGCGAGGGACAGGTGGCGGATGGCGAATGCCCCGAAAACGACCAGCCACAGTACCAAGACGGTCCACAGCATCTGGCGCTGGTACTTTGCGCCCTTCTTCCAGAAGTCAATGGCGATGACGCGCAGGCCATTGAAGGCGTGGAAAACGATCGCTGCGACGAGGCCCGTTTCGCCCAGGGCCATGAGCGGGTTCTTGTAGGCACCGATAACGGCGGTGTAGGCCTCCGGGGACACGCGCACCAATGAGGTGTCCAGCACATGGACCAACAAGAAGAAAAAGATCACAACACCGGTAATACGGTGTCCAACCCAGGACCACATGCCTTCACGGCCGCGGTACAAGGTGCCAGCTGGTTTTGTCGGCACTGAATAAACCTTCCTGCAACACAGCGGCGCTTGCACGGGATCCATGCGGGGGGAACGCCAGCCGCGAGAGCACTCGTAGCTCAGCCTAAATCTAGGCTTCGCTCACAGCTTATTCAATTTAGGCACCCCTTCTTGTAACGAGAGTGCGGGTGTTCGCCTGAATTCCGGTCTTTTCGCCGCGGGGGTGAGACGAAGACCACAAAGTGGGACTTGCGCGGGTGTCGGATAAGGTGTTGCGGTGAGTAAAGAAAACGCTGCAAGCCCCGAATCGCCATTGCGTCACTTCCATGCGGTTATTCCGGCCGGCGGAGTGGGCACCCGCCTGTGGCCGCTTTCGCGAGCAGCTGCGCCCAAATTCCTGCATGACCTCACGGGTTCGGGAAGCACCCTTCTACGGGCTACTTACGACCGCCTAGAACCGTTGGCCGGCAACCGCGTGTTGGTGGTTACGGGTGTGGCGCACCGGGTTGCTGTCTGCCGACAGCTTCCCGAAGTGGGCGAGGACGAACTGGTCCTCGAAAGCGAACCGAAGGACTCGGGCGCCGCGATCGGCCTCGCCGCCGCCATCCTCTACCGTCGCGACCCGGACACCATCATGGGTTCGTTCGCAGCCGACCATGTCATCAGCCCGGACAACCTCTTCCAGGAAACTGTCCGCGAGGCGATCCACACGGCTGCCGCCGGAAAGATCGTCACCATCGGCATCAAGCCCACGCACCCCTCGACCGGGTTCGGTTACATCCGCACCGGCGACTTGCTCAATATTGACGACGCACCGAACGCCCACGCTGTGGTCGAATTCGTCGAGAAGCCGAGCGAGGACATTGCCAAGAAGTACCTCGAGACGGGCGACTACGTCTGGAATGCCGGCATGTTCGTCGCTCCCGTTGCGCTCATGCTCAAGCACCTGGAGGCAAACCAGCCGGTCTTGTTTGCCGGGCTGCAGGAAATTGCCGACGCCTGGGACACACCGGAACGCGATGAAGTGACCGCCCGGGTGTGGCCCACCCTGCCGAAGATTGCCATTGACTATGCAGTGGCTGAACCCGCCGCAGCGGCGGGGGATGTCGCCGTCGTGCCCGGTACCTTCCGCTGGGACGACGTCGGAGACTTTGCCGCGATCGGTCGGCTCAATAATGCCGGCGACGTCGATGAGGTGACGGTCCTCGGCGAAGGCGCCCGTGTCTTCACCGAAAACGCCAGCGGCGTGGTCGTCTCCGACACCAAGCGCGTGATCGCCCTTATCGGGATCAAGGACGTCGTGATCGTCGATACGCCGGACGCGCTGCTTGTCACCACGAAGGAGCACGCCCAGCGGGTCAAGGGTGCGGTGGACGCACTCAAGGCCAGCGGGGACACCGACGTTCTCTAGCGCCCCCTTTCGGCGCTGTCCGTAACCAAGAGACCCCTTTCGCTATTCGGAGGGCGCGGATGGCTAGAGTTGTGAGGTGCGCAATTTCACTACCGAAACCGAGCCGACCCCTGTGGTGAAGCCATGGCTTGACGATCTCTTGCCGGAACTCATTGAATTCCGGAGGGATCTGCATGCGCACCCCGAACTTTCCTTCAAGGAATTTCGCACTACGGACAAGCTGGTTGAACGGCTCGAAGCGGCGGGGCTTGAACCCCGCCGGCTGGAAGGATCGGGGCTGACGGTCGACGTCGGCGAGGGGCCCATAGCGACGGCCCTCCGCGGCGACATCGACGCCCTCCCCATCATCGAAGAGACCGGGCTTCCGTTCGCATCGAAGAACCACGGTGTCACCCACGCGTGCGGGCATGACGTCCACACCACGAGCATGCTTGGCATTGCCTTGGTGCTGCACGCCATGCACCAGGAATCCCCCTTGGGCGGCACGGTGCGCATCATCTTCCAGCCTGCAGAGGAAACCATGCCCGGCGGCGCGCTGTCCTGCATCGAACAGGGCGTGCTGCAGGGTGTCCCGCGGATTCTTGCGCTGCACTGCGATCCGCGTATCAACGTTGGCAAGATCGGCACGCGCATCGGCGCCATCACCTCGGCCTCGGACACCATCAAAATCGAATTGACCGGACGTGGCGGCCACACTTCCCGTCCGCATTTGACCGAAGACCTGGTCTTCGCGCTGGCCCAAATCGCCGTCAACGTCCCGGCCGTTCTGTCCCGTCGCGTCGATGTGCGCAGCGGCGTTTCGGTGGTGTGGGGCCAGATCGCGGCAGGTTCCGCACCCAACGCCATCCCCGCCAACGGCTACATGGCCGGCACCATGCGTTGCCTCGACAGGGACGCCTGGCACAGCGCAGGGGAGTTGCTCGACGACGTCGTCCAACAAGTTGCCGCGCCGTACGGGGTGGACGTGCACCTTGAGCACACCCGCGGTGTCCCTCCAGTCGTCAACTCGGAACACGAGACTGCCCTCATCGAGGCCGCGGCCCGTGCGGAACTCGGCGAGCACGCCGTCGTCCTGACGCCCCAGTCCATGGGTGGCGAGGACTTTGCCTGGTTCCTGGCCGACCTGCCGGGTGCCATGATGCGGCTCGGGACCCACACGCCGGGCGGCGAGGAATACGATCTCCACCGCGGTGACTTCATTGTCGACGAGCGTGCCCTTGGCTTCGCGATCCAGGTCCTGGCCGCCGCCGCGCTGCGAACCATCCGGGATCTCTGAGACTCCGACGCTCGCTCACCAATATCGTCCGATCGGCGGACGCTCGCTCACCAATATCGTCCGATCGGCGGACGCTCGCTCACCAATATCGTCCGATCGGGCGAAACGACGGGATCCTCTCGCAGATCATCTGCAGGAGGATCCCGTCTTTTCGGCTTGTTTGTGAGCGGGCGTCGGTGGGGCTGGGCTTGTTTGTGAGCGGGCGTCGTTGGGGGTGGGCTTGTTTGTGAGCGGGCGTCGCCGGAGGCAGTTGAGTTGTGCACAATTTAATTGTGAGCTACCGTTATTCCCATGAGTGAAGCCCCCCGCCTCGACCGCCAGGTCTGTTTCGCGCTGTATTCCGCATCGAAGGCCGCTACTGCGGTCTACCGGCCGGTGCTGGATGAGCTTGGGCTGACGTATCCGCAGTACCTCGTGATGTTGGTGCTCTGGGAAAACGAGCC
This genomic interval from Arthrobacter sp. FW306-2-2C-D06B contains the following:
- the sdhA gene encoding succinate dehydrogenase flavoprotein subunit, giving the protein MQVHKYDVVIVGAGGAGMRAAIESGQRARTAVLTKLYPTRSHTGAAQGGMCAALANVEEDNWEWHTFDTIKGGDYLVDQDAAEVMAKEAIDAVLDLEKMGLPFNRTPEGRIDQRRFGGHTRDHGKAPVRRACYAADRTGHMILQTLYQNCVKHNVEFYNEYYVLDLLTVEEDAVREDGTPYKQKRVAGVVSYDLASGELHVFQAKSVVFASGGAGKVFKTTSNAHTLTGDGMGIAFRRGIPLEDMEFFQFHPTGLAGLGILLSEAARGEGAILRNSEGERFMERYAPTIKDLAPRDIVARSMANEVREGRGCGPNKDYVLLDLTHLEPAHIDAKLPDITEFARTYLGVEPYTEPVPVFPTAHYAMGGIPTNITTEVLQDNDTIVPGLYAAGEVACVSVHGSNRLGTNSLLDINVFGKRAGIAAAEYAKTADFVELPEDPEAYTLDLLNHVRTSDGGERVAAIRKELQDTMDANMQVFRTADTLNQVLADIASLEERYQRISVQDKGKRFNLDLLEAVELGFLLELAKVMTVAALHREESRGGHFREDFPERDDEKFMKHSMAYKDEHAPADGSAEAIAGIRLGTKPVVFTRYEPMVRKY
- a CDS encoding succinate dehydrogenase hydrophobic membrane anchor subunit, with translation MSTDIQTPRSGKIGSGKIAPQYRRGTGSKGNFEMFAWLFMRLSGVVLVVLIFGHLFVNLMVGEGIHGIDFGFVAGKWADPFWQFWDLAMLWLAMLHGTNGVRTIINDYAEKDATRLWLKVVLCAATVVIVVLGTLVIFTFNPCPVVNGVQLPGGFCPAP
- the sdhC gene encoding succinate dehydrogenase, cytochrome b556 subunit; amino-acid sequence: MWSWVGHRITGVVIFFFLLVHVLDTSLVRVSPEAYTAVIGAYKNPLMALGETGLVAAIVFHAFNGLRVIAIDFWKKGAKYQRQMLWTVLVLWLVVFGAFAIRHLSLALGGH
- a CDS encoding mannose-1-phosphate guanylyltransferase, with protein sequence MSKENAASPESPLRHFHAVIPAGGVGTRLWPLSRAAAPKFLHDLTGSGSTLLRATYDRLEPLAGNRVLVVTGVAHRVAVCRQLPEVGEDELVLESEPKDSGAAIGLAAAILYRRDPDTIMGSFAADHVISPDNLFQETVREAIHTAAAGKIVTIGIKPTHPSTGFGYIRTGDLLNIDDAPNAHAVVEFVEKPSEDIAKKYLETGDYVWNAGMFVAPVALMLKHLEANQPVLFAGLQEIADAWDTPERDEVTARVWPTLPKIAIDYAVAEPAAAAGDVAVVPGTFRWDDVGDFAAIGRLNNAGDVDEVTVLGEGARVFTENASGVVVSDTKRVIALIGIKDVVIVDTPDALLVTTKEHAQRVKGAVDALKASGDTDVL
- a CDS encoding amidohydrolase — its product is MRNFTTETEPTPVVKPWLDDLLPELIEFRRDLHAHPELSFKEFRTTDKLVERLEAAGLEPRRLEGSGLTVDVGEGPIATALRGDIDALPIIEETGLPFASKNHGVTHACGHDVHTTSMLGIALVLHAMHQESPLGGTVRIIFQPAEETMPGGALSCIEQGVLQGVPRILALHCDPRINVGKIGTRIGAITSASDTIKIELTGRGGHTSRPHLTEDLVFALAQIAVNVPAVLSRRVDVRSGVSVVWGQIAAGSAPNAIPANGYMAGTMRCLDRDAWHSAGELLDDVVQQVAAPYGVDVHLEHTRGVPPVVNSEHETALIEAAARAELGEHAVVLTPQSMGGEDFAWFLADLPGAMMRLGTHTPGGEEYDLHRGDFIVDERALGFAIQVLAAAALRTIRDL